AAGGCGTGTAGGTTTTCTAAATTGTCACCGGGAGCAGTTGCGGTTCCTTTATAAGCAACAAGACCTTTGAGGGTGGCAAAATAAACCACGCCCGTAAATGGATCGATAGCAATATCCTGAACGGTATTAGACGGTAATGGCGAATTATCTTTGGTGAAACGTAGCAAGGTTTCTTGCCCATTTGCCGACAAGTAAAAAACTCCCGATGAGGTTGTAGCTATCCATTTGTTATTAGAACCATCTACTTCAATATCGGTAATTGTTTGTTCGTATAAAAGTTCTTGGGCTACGCCATCTTCCAATATAATTATTGCTTGTGATTCTGGAGTAGTACCTTCTTCAAAAAAACTACCGGGACTATAAAGTACGCGCAATCCTTTTAGGGTTCCAATCCAAAGTCTATTTTGAGCATCAAAGGCAATTGTTCTTACTGCAGCTGAAGGTAAATTGCCATTGCCAGGGCCTTGGCCAATTTTATTAAGTCGGTTTGTTGTGGGATTATACCCTATTAAACCATTGCTATAACTACCCATAAATACATAATTTTCTCTACTTATATCTAATTGGGTTATAGCCAATTCATTTAGGGCATTCGTAATAACGCTCGATAAGTCAACTTTTTGAAATTGTCCGCCCGGGGTTAATTTTATTAAGCCCTCGTCTGTTTTTGTTTGCGCGAACCACAAATTCCCTTGTGGGTCAAAATCAGACCCATAGATTCTAATTCCCGCATCGTCGTTACCAATCATAATCCGGTCTAACGGGCTATTGGTTTCATCGTATAGGATTGTGGGAGTGTCGTCCACAATTTTTAAAAGCCCTTTTTGAAATGAACTCATATAAACTTCATTTGGCAATTTTGGATTGATGGTAACATTTACCAAATCTGTTGGTTCAGCTCCCACAGCTGCACTTAAATCTTCGTATGAAATATTATTCCAAAGCGTATCTTTTAAAACACTTATGCCATAGCGCGAAAGTGGATATGGATTGTAATCTTTGTCTATTTCACCAAAATTTACCCAAAGTTGTCCGGGAGAAGCATCTATAGCATACGGACTGTTACGTTCGGGACCATTTGGCAAAATCTGGTCGGCTTGCATACTTCCAAAAGGAACAATTAACAAACCGTCTTCATTTGTTCCTATGTAAAAATTGTCATCAAACCCGTACCCAGAAAGCAAATCCAAATCGTAATTAAGCACATTGTTTACAGCTGCTGCTTCAACAAATCCTTCGGAATAAGCTTGTACAGAATTATTGGTAGTTATAGTTAATAGGTTATCCGCCAGTCGAAATTTAAGCACTTGGGCCGAAAAATTTTTTACTTCGGTAGTAGCGCCATTGGATGTAAAACGCAATATAGTATTTGCGCGGTTTGCAGCATATAGGTCGTTGCCAAGCTTTTCTGCTGCTCTGTAGCCCCCGCCCATAATTGTAGTCCAGTTTTCAAAGTCGATTAAATTATCGTCTGCTACAAGTGCTCTGCGCATTCCATCGGTAGCGCTCGCCGCAAAAATATAGGGTTCCTTTATTATCGTTTGTACAATATCTATTTGGCCACCGCCATCGCCAATAAAATAAGTATCGCCAAATTCTAGTCTGGCCAAATCATAAACCGAAATACCGTATTGTGTGGCTATATAGAGTTTGCCGTTAAATTCGGTAAAATTGTTAATTCGCTTTCTGTCGGGAGGAATAGTTTGTTTTTCTAAAATATCCACCACTTTTAAAACTCTTTCTTCACCGTCTTTTACTATTTCCATTAGGCCATCTTCATACCCAATAATTAACAAATTATAATCCTCGCTGTAGTAAATGGTAGTTATGGCATTTCCCGAGAGGCCGTTTACGGTAGAGAGCGTTTTAATTTTTTGAGTTGAAATATCATAATAAAACACAGCATTTTCGGCTCCCACATATATTTTATTGTTGCCTTGTGAAATATCTTTTATTGATACATAAGAGAAATGACCCGTCCATCGATCTTCGAAATTCTGGGCGCTTGCCAGAAAGGGAAATATAAATAGTAAAGCAATTGTCCACTGCTTCATAGAAATTCTGTTTTGAATATTAACACGCTAAAATACTATTTATTGCGAGATGGGAATGAAAAAGCCTTTCCATATTATAAAAACCAACAGAGGAAGCTAATATAGCTTCCTCTGTTGGTTTTCGATATTTCAACTCTTAGCGCACCACCAATTTCTTAGTAATGGTTTCATTTAGGGTTTTTAGGGTTACAAAATAGATGCCTGCCGCATAGCCCGAAACATCCAGTTTTATGACCGTTGTGTTTTCCAACGGCTCTTTGCTTTCCAAAACCTGCCCCAAGTTGTTGGAAACCGTAACCGCCAAGCCAACAAACCCTTGGTTGGGGAGGTTTATGGCAACGGTGCCGGTTGTCGGGTTGGGGTACATGGTAAAATCTTGGAGTGTTGCCGCTGCCACGCCCAGCGCATCGCACTCTGCTTGGTTGTTTACAAAGGTTGTCCCCGGGTCTTTTAGCCAATCGTCCAGATAGGTGGCGCTGGCATCGTCCACGAGGATGCAGTCTAGATAGTCAGAAGTTTCGTAAACATTAAAGGTTGCAATATTCTCGTTATTGCCGTTTCTTACATCGAGGCTTTCGAGTGGGTTATTAGTTGCGTCAAAGCCCAAAAGTATTAGGTTTTGGGTTAAATCAATATTCGATATGTTATTATGACTCACGGAAATTGACGTGAGCAATGGATTTTGGGAGGTATCCAAAACTCCTGATATATTATTATATGTGGCTATAACTAAATCAATGACCGGATTGTTTGTAAGGTCCAAGCTCCCTATACCGTTAATATCACAATACAATTGTTCCAAACCGGGGTTTTGGCTAATATCGAGCGCAGTCAAAAAATTTTCAGGACAATATATTATCTCAAGGGTGGTAGTTGGCGGCAGGAGTAGTTCTGTAATATTGCTGGATGCGCAATTTAGCCCCCATAAATTCATATTCTGTGAGACATCTAGTATTGGAAGGTTGTTATTGGCACAATTTATAAGCTCCACTGCGGCAAAATCCTCAATTCCAGCAAGATTCTGTATGCCTTTCGAGAATACTACTAACTCCGTTACGTTCTCAATATTTGCTGTAAGCACCAAACCATTATTGGGCACGCCATCGCCCATGCCATTCTGCTCAAGATAGTTTTCAAAGTTAGCATCGGGTATAGCGGTGTACTGTCCAGTACAGAAAATGGTATGTACAAAAGCAGCAAGAATCAATATCTTTTTCATATCAATGTTCTTAATGTTCTACAATCAATTGTTTGGTGGTCAACTGCCCATTGTCGTAAAAATGAAGGAAGTATATACCGTCGTCAAGACCTGAGGTGTCAATGGTCTTTAACACATTTTGGCTTTCACCCGATAGTACCATTACCCCATACGCGTCGAATATTTGATATGGATATGTATTGGCTGGTTTTTCCCTAAGGTCGAGATTAAGTTCCCCATCCATAGCGTTTGGATAATAGGTGAGGCCTGCAGTTGCACATGGATACCCGGAAATAGTGTAATTTGAAACGGCATTTAATACGGGAAGATTTGTTAAGGCCACCCGCATTCTGCTGCCCTGTTTTGGTGTTAGATAAGAAATACACGAGATAACCGAGTGCCCCATAATATTATATTCATCAGGATCATAAGGGTCACCAGGATCATTGGGGTCATTGGGATCCCCATTACCATCAAATCCGCTGTCCAACCATTGGCAGGTGGCAAAATCAACATAATAATCCATATCTGGATCGGCTGGGGTATCCGTTAGATAATCGCCACAGGTCGCTGAGTTGGAACCGTCCGCATATTCGGGGCATTCAAATTCATCATCATCGGTATTCTCGCCCGTTCCGTGATGGGCGTGCCACAGAGTAAGAATGTGGCCCATTTCGTGGGAAAGGATGTGCGATTTTACCAATGGATAGGTTTGAAGGGTTACCGGGTCTTCCATAAATCCCGAAACCAAAAATGCAGTTTTATCTCGTTGTGATGTACCATAACCGTCCCAACCTAAAAATCCAACAGAATCATCATACATATAAATATCTACACCATCGGTATGATTATTAATATCGAATACGCTGGCGCCTGGGCTATAAAATTCTGAATCATCATCAATATAATCAATCTGGTGATCCCAAACAAAATATATGTTATGGGGGTTAAAAGCAGTGTCCAAATAACTCAGTGCTAAACTTACATCGGCAGGAGATTGCCCGCCCGAATGGTTGGACTTTCGTATTACATGTACATATATCCGAACACAAAAAGAGTAATTTGAATAATTTTGGCTTCTGTAGGGCGCCATCAATACTTCGGTGTTGGCAGCGGCTATGGTGTCAATTTCGCAATGGATCTGTGCGTGGGCCTTATTGCTCATCACAAAGATCAAAGAAGCTAGAAGTAAAAAGTAAAAAGTAAAAAGTAAATTTTTTCATGATTTGGTCAGTTTTAAAAATTACACTTCTTAAAGATAGGTTAAAAGTTTGTTTTGTCAAAAAACAAACCAAAAAATATACTGTCTAATCTATTAATTGCCAGATAATTTTAGGGTTTCTGCTTTCATAAACAGATAGGCTAAAATTAAAAGCCTTTCCGAATTATTTCATTGGGAAAGGCTTCTACTTTAATTTTGAATTTGAAGTTATTACACCACTCCTTGCGCAAGCATTGCGTCAGCTACTTTTACGAAACCTGCTACGTTTGCCCCTTTTACATAATCTACATATCCATCGCCATCTTTTCCGTATTGAACGCAAGCGGCGTGAATGTCATTCATAATACCGTGCAGTTTTTCGTCAACCTTCTCTGCTGTCCAGCTTAAACGCAATGAGTTTTGCGACATTTCCAAACCTGAAGTTGCAACACCTCCTGCATTTGAAGCTTTACCAGGTGAAAACAGAATCTTCGCCTTTTGGAATGCTTCAACCGCCTCTGGGGTACACGGCATATTAGCGCCTTCGCTTATACAGAAACAACCGTTATCGAGGAGCATTTTGGCTTCATCGCCGTTCAATTCGTTTTGGGTTGCGCAAGGCAGTGCGATATCACATTTCACTTCCCATGGGCGTTTTCCCGCTATATATTCTGCTCCGCTATATTTTTCGGTATATTCTGAAATACGTCCTCGCTTTTCATTTTTTAAATCCATTACAAAGGCCAGCTTTTCTTCGTCTATTCCTTCAGAATCGTAAATATATCCGCCAGAATCTGAAAATGTTACCACTTTCCCTCCAAACTGAATTACTTTTTCGGCAGCGTATTGCGCCACATTTCCGGCGCCAGATATAACAACTGTTTTTCCGTTAAAGCTTTCGCCTCGAGTTTCCAGCATATCTTTTGCGAAATACACATTGCCGTAACCCGTAGCTTCTGGACGAATAAGCGAGCCTCCGTACGAAAGTCCTTTTCCTGTAAGCACTCCCGTAAACTCATTGCGAATGCGTTTGTACTGGCCGTACATATAGCCAATTTCGCGACTACCAACACCAATATCTCCAGCAGGTACATCGGTATCTGGTCCTATATGCCTACATAGTTCGGTCATAAAACTTTGGCAGAAACGCATAATTTCGGTGTTGCTTTTTCCCTTTGGGTCAAAGTTTGAACCTCCTTTTCCGCCGCCGAGCGGAAGGGTAGTAAGACTGTTTTTAAAGGTTTGTTCGAACCCTAAAAATTTAAGAATACTCAAGTTTACAGAAGGATGAAATCGGAGCCCACCCTTATACGGGCCAATGGCCGAATTAAACTCTACTCGAAACCCTTTATTTACGTGAATTTTATTATTATCGTCTGTCCAAGGTACGCGAAAAACAATTGTGCGCTCTGGTTCAACCATGCGCTCTAACAACATTTTGTTAGCGTATTTTTCGTTTTCTTCAATAAAAGGGATTACTGTTTCGGCAACTTCTGTTACCGCCTGTAGGAATTCAGGCTCATGAGGATTGTTTTTTTCGACTTCAGAAATGAAATCAATAATGCTTTGCTTCATTGGTTACAATTTTGTTTTATTTTTAGCGAAAATCCTTGCCGAGCGATAGTTTAATCTTTTAGCGAATTAGCTTTCAAAAAACAATTTTTAAAAACAATTTGGAATGTACAGCTGTACAAGGATTGCACAAATATAAGTGTTATGATAAAAACTGGAACTCAATTTTTTACAAAATAGCCAAATCGCTTTTTAAAACTTCAATGGTGAATATGTTTTTATATATTTGTTCTTTTTCAATCTAAATAAATCACTCAATGAATACCAAATTCTTTTTATTGGTATTTTTCTTCTTACTTGTAGGCAAGCAAAGTAGTTTTAGTCAAGCTGGGTTTTCGCATGAGGTGGGTCTTATTACCGGCCCTGTGGTTTTTTATTCAGATTTTGGAGAGCGCTATAATTTTGAAACAAATGCCGGAAACGTTGGTTTTGGCATAGGCTTAATACATTATATTAATTTTTCATATAGCGCAGATTGTAACTGTTATACAAGAGCGGTTTATTTTAACGACCACTTTAAAATACGCACGGAAATAGATTACCACCAAACAAATTTAAATCATTACGGCAAATGGGTTGCGCCAGACCGTACCTCTTTAGTTGCAGATCAGCTTAGAGCTATGGGTGGCAAGGCAACAGTTTTTGAAGTAGGTTCCCAACTTGAATATTTTCCGCTTAGCATTCGCGATTTTGCCGCGGGCCAATATAAAATTGCACCTTTTATAAGTTTGGGAGCACATTGGGTAAGTTTTGATCCTGAGGTTTCTTCTACGTTAGGCCAATTAAATAGCCCAGCCACTACGCCAGATAAATATTTTAACGGTTTTCAGCAAGATCCGGCCACTACTTGGGCAGTAGTTGGAAGTGTGGGTATACGCTATAAGTTATCGCCACTAAGCGATTTAATGTTGGACAGCCGCTGGCATTTTTACTTTTCAGATTGGGTAGATGGTCTAAACCCAACGCTCGCAAATAACGGTACCACTCCAGTGCCCGAAAACAAAGCCAACGAGTGGATTTATTGGTTAAATCTTGGCTATATTTACTATATAAATTAGGCTACCCGATTGCCTGTTTTAAATCGGCAATTAAATCTTCTACATCTTCAACACCCACCGAAAGACGGATTAACGCATCTACTACCCCAATTTTCTCACGTTCCTTTTTAGGGATACTGGCGTGCGTCATACTAGCAGGATGTCCGGCAAGGCTTTCCACTCCGCCAAGACTTTCTGCCAAAGTAAATATCTTTAATTTCTCCACTATTTTAATAGCTCCGTTGTAGTTATTTCCCTTTGTTACAAATGAAATCATCCCGCCAAAACCTTTCATCTGGTCCTTTGCTATTTTATGATTTGGATGACTTTCAAAACCGGGCCAATAAACCTTTTCAATCTTTGGGTGCTTATTTAAATATTCGGCTACGGCTTTGCCATTCTCGCAATGGCGTTGCATACGTAGGTGAAGCGTTTTTAACCCGCGTAAAACCAAAAAACTATCTTGCGGCCCGCAAATTGCCCCGCTCGCATTTTGTATAAAATAAAGCCTGTTTGCGAGTTCACTGTCCTTTACTACAAGTGCGCCCATTACCACATCGCTATGCCCGCCGAGATATTTTGTAGCACTGTGCATCACAATATCGGCACCCAAATCTAAAGGTTGTTGTAAGTAGGGTGTGGCAAAAGTATTATCGACCGCCAGTAGCACGTTGTGGTTTTTTGCAATTAAAGCAGCCTTTTTTATATCTATAATATTCATCATTGGGTTTGTTGGTGTTTCTACCCAAATCAGTTTTGTTTTATCGTTTATGTATTGCTCAATTTTTGCGGCATTTTCCATTCCCACGAAATGAAATTTAATGCCAAAACCTTCAAAAATCTTTGTAAACAATCTATACGTTCCACCGTAAAGATCGTTGGTAGAAATAACCTCATCACCGGGTTTTAGAAGTTTTATTACAGCATCTATTGCGGCGAGCCCACTACCAAAAGCGAGACCAAATGCCCCATTTTCAATACTGGCAAAAGCGCGTTCCAAGGCTGCCCGTGTTGGATTGTTGCTTCGCGAGTATTCAAATCCTTTGTGACCCCCTGGAGTAGTTTGCGAATATGTTGAGGTTTGGTAAATTGGCGGCATGACCGCACCGTATGCCGGATCTATATTTTGCTGCCCGCCGTGTATAATTTTTGTGTTGAATTTCATTTTTTAAAACAGTAATTTATAAGTGATAATCAGTATTGGCAAACTATATTTTATCATTTAATATAACTTTCACAATAGCTGATTTTAAAGTTATTACTTTTGAAATTCAAATGTAAGAGTTTCATTTGTGAAAGCTAACCATCTATTTCATTTACATATGTATTACAAAATTGCGGTCGCTATTTTTATTGCGCTTGTTGCCATGGGTTGCAACGAAGAAAAAAATATTGAAATTTCTTCGGAAAGTTTTACTGAAAAAGAGCTTACAATTTGCGAAAATACCAGGTGCCCCGAAGTAACTATTAATTATGTAGAAGTATTTGGCGATACAGAGGTTTCAGAAAAAATAAATAGAAAGATAAAGAACTTTATTTTAAGCTCCCTGATCTTAGGAGAGGATACCGAACCAACAGCAAAGACTATAGAAGAAGCCGCAACTGGTTTTATTGAAGCATATATTGCAGATAAAAACGCATTTCCAGATATGGCGGGCGAATATTTTGCCGAAATTTCAGTAAACGAAATATACACGAGCGCAGACCATTTGTGCTTTGAAATGCGCCAATATTTGTACACGGGCGGTGCGCACGGATACGGCACCACCACCTTTTTGAACATTAATCCGCAAACAGGCGACGAACTTAGCACAGAAGCACTCTTTACTAATAAAAATGAATTTACTGCATTTGCTGAAAAAAAGTTTAGACAGCAACAGGAAATTTCAGCAGATCAAGGAATTAACGACACCAAGTTTTGGTTTGAAAATGAAACATTTTATCTCCCCGAAAGTGTTGGTTTTACACGCGATAGCCTTATTTTTATTTACAATCAATACGATATAGCAAGCTACGCCGATGGTCCGATAGAACTAAAAATAGCTATAAAGGATGCCGAGCCATTTTTAAGTACAGATTAAATTTAACATCATGCAAAAAGTATATTATTTATCCACCTGCGATACCTGCAAACGCGTAATGAACGAAGTAGAAATACCTTCATCATTTATAAAGCAGGACATAAAAACGCAAGGTATTACAGAAGAAGAATTAGACGAGCTTTTTAATCTTACAGATAGCTTTGAAAATCTTTTTAGCCGAAGAGCCAAACTTTTTCAAGAACGGAAATTAAAAGATGAAAACTTACTTGAAGAAGACTACAAACAACTTATTTTAGAACACTATACCTTTTTAAAACGTCCGGTAATTGTAAATAATGACGAAATTTTTATTGGCAGCAGCGCCAAAACGGTTGCCGCCGCCAAAAAATCCATTCATCCTAAATCTAAATAATTTGGTGCCAAGTTCGCCGCACCGCAAACCAATTAGGTTATTGAACTATGGGAGCAATATCTCGCGGGCGTTCGCTGTATTTACGGGTATTCTCTTTAGTTAAAATTCGAAAATCGTCTGTTTTTTCCAAAGCACTAAATTGATCGAAAAACACTTTTGGCAGCCCCACAAGTTTTCTGTCCATTAAATCAATCCAACCGCCCATCATTTCGCAACGGGCGCAATTTTTGCCATTTTCGTCGTAGAAGTTATGAAGAAATTCAAAGTACATACCATCATCCGATAATCCTTTTAACTGTAGTGAAACGAACACTGGTTTCCCCGGAAAAAATTCACGGAAATAATACATATGTTCATAAAATGCCACCGGCCCTAAATTATGCGAAGCCAGACCTTTTTGATTCATACCACATTCCAGTAAAAATGACATTCGGGTGTGGCTCATATAATCTATATAGGCACTGTTGCGCAAATGGCGGTTTGCATCTATATCGCTCCAGCGTATTTCAAATTGTTTTGTATACATAAACTAATTTTTTACAAATTTAAGCTACTTTTGTTATGCAAGCATAGTAAATATGTTTAGTTTCTGTTAAAGTTATCCGTAAAATGCCACTCATTAAAAGCAAATACAACCCACCCTTTCCATTTAAAAACGGCCATTTTTCTACTGTATATTCTGCAAAACTTAGACCTTCGCCAAGCTTGCATCAGCAACGCGAACGCTTACTATTGCCAGACGACGATTTTTTAGACATAGACTGGTCCTTTACCTCCACATTCTCCCCAAAAGTAGCAATCTTACTACACGGACTGGAAGGAAATGCACAGCGGGTTTATATAAAAGCTCAAGCAAAAATTTTAAACCAAAATGGTTGGGACACTGCCGCCGTTAATTTTAGAGGTTGCAGCGGCGAGACTAACCTTTCGTATCAATCATACAATGCAGGAAAAACAGACGATCTGGAAGCAGTTATCGATTTAATTTTAGAGAAAAACAAATATTCCGAAATAGCATTAGTGGGTTTTAGCCTTGGTGGAAATTTGCTTTTAAAATATTTGGGAGAGCGCGAAACATTTCCAAATCAAATAAAAAAAGCGGTGGCCATTTCTACTCCACTAAATTTAAAAGGCTCTTTGGAAGCCTTAAATGCCTTTTCAAATTATATTTATAGAAGTTCATTTTTAATAAATCTTCGAAAAAAGTACAAAGCAAAAATGAAGGATTTTCCTCAAAAAATGACGATTTCGGAATATAAAAAAATCACTTCACTTTTACAATTCGATCATATTTACACCGCTCCAGCCCACGGTTTTAAAGATGCTTTTGATTATTACGAAAAAAACAGCAGTTTGCAATTTCTTCCCAATATTAAAATTCCGGTTTACATTTTAAACGCCGAAAACGATAGTTTTCTTTCACCTAATTGCTATCCGGTTAAATTAGCTGCCACGATGAAAAATCTGCATTTAGAAATTTCAAAATACGGGGGGCACGTAGGTTTTTACCAAACCAATAAATTGTATTTCAGTGAAGCACGCACCGTGCAATTTTTAAATGAGTAATTCAATATAAAACACACTGCATTCAAAATCACAACCTACCACCTAATTTTATTACCTTTGCGCTTCAATAAATTAGGAATATGATCCAATCCATGACGGGCTACGGCAAAGAAGTTGTTCAGTTGCCTTCCAAAACCATTACCATTGAAATTAAATCGCTAAACAGCAAAGGTCTGGACCTCAACACGCGCGTGCCTTCGGCCTATCGCGAAAAAGAACTAGAAATTCGCGATGTGCTTGCAAAATCGTTACAACGCGGAAAGATAGATTTTTCACTTTATATTGAAGTTACAGGCGAAGAAGTTACCACACAACTTAACGAAAGTGTTGTAAAACAATATATAAAACAGTTAGCAAATGTGGTAAATGGCGATCCTGTGGAACTTTTAAAAATGGCGGTTCGCATGCCCGATGCATTAAAAACCGAGCGCGAGGAGATTGATGAAAAGGAATACAAAGCTATTTTAAAAGGAATTGAGCAAGCGCTGGAAGCTATTAACAAATATAGGAATGATGAAGGTTCGGTGCTCGAAAACGACTTTTTGGATCGTTCAAAAACCATTTCAAAATTATTGGACGATGTTATAGCTATTGACCCCGAACGCGTAGATGCTGTTAAAGAGAGACTCCGAAAAGCAGTTGCAGATATTAAAGAAAAAGTAGATGAAAATCGGTTTGAGCAAGAGCTAATCTATTACCTCGAAAAATACGATATAACGGAAGAAAAGGTTCGGCTTAAAAACCATTTGGAGTAT
This region of Aequorivita marisscotiae genomic DNA includes:
- a CDS encoding THC0290_0291 family protein, yielding MNTKFFLLVFFFLLVGKQSSFSQAGFSHEVGLITGPVVFYSDFGERYNFETNAGNVGFGIGLIHYINFSYSADCNCYTRAVYFNDHFKIRTEIDYHQTNLNHYGKWVAPDRTSLVADQLRAMGGKATVFEVGSQLEYFPLSIRDFAAGQYKIAPFISLGAHWVSFDPEVSSTLGQLNSPATTPDKYFNGFQQDPATTWAVVGSVGIRYKLSPLSDLMLDSRWHFYFSDWVDGLNPTLANNGTTPVPENKANEWIYWLNLGYIYYIN
- a CDS encoding DUF3298 and DUF4163 domain-containing protein encodes the protein MYYKIAVAIFIALVAMGCNEEKNIEISSESFTEKELTICENTRCPEVTINYVEVFGDTEVSEKINRKIKNFILSSLILGEDTEPTAKTIEEAATGFIEAYIADKNAFPDMAGEYFAEISVNEIYTSADHLCFEMRQYLYTGGAHGYGTTTFLNINPQTGDELSTEALFTNKNEFTAFAEKKFRQQQEISADQGINDTKFWFENETFYLPESVGFTRDSLIFIYNQYDIASYADGPIELKIAIKDAEPFLSTD
- a CDS encoding cystathionine gamma-synthase, whose amino-acid sequence is MKFNTKIIHGGQQNIDPAYGAVMPPIYQTSTYSQTTPGGHKGFEYSRSNNPTRAALERAFASIENGAFGLAFGSGLAAIDAVIKLLKPGDEVISTNDLYGGTYRLFTKIFEGFGIKFHFVGMENAAKIEQYINDKTKLIWVETPTNPMMNIIDIKKAALIAKNHNVLLAVDNTFATPYLQQPLDLGADIVMHSATKYLGGHSDVVMGALVVKDSELANRLYFIQNASGAICGPQDSFLVLRGLKTLHLRMQRHCENGKAVAEYLNKHPKIEKVYWPGFESHPNHKIAKDQMKGFGGMISFVTKGNNYNGAIKIVEKLKIFTLAESLGGVESLAGHPASMTHASIPKKEREKIGVVDALIRLSVGVEDVEDLIADLKQAIG
- a CDS encoding T9SS type A sorting domain-containing protein; translation: MKKILILAAFVHTIFCTGQYTAIPDANFENYLEQNGMGDGVPNNGLVLTANIENVTELVVFSKGIQNLAGIEDFAAVELINCANNNLPILDVSQNMNLWGLNCASSNITELLLPPTTTLEIIYCPENFLTALDISQNPGLEQLYCDINGIGSLDLTNNPVIDLVIATYNNISGVLDTSQNPLLTSISVSHNNISNIDLTQNLILLGFDATNNPLESLDVRNGNNENIATFNVYETSDYLDCILVDDASATYLDDWLKDPGTTFVNNQAECDALGVAAATLQDFTMYPNPTTGTVAINLPNQGFVGLAVTVSNNLGQVLESKEPLENTTVIKLDVSGYAAGIYFVTLKTLNETITKKLVVR
- a CDS encoding two-component regulator propeller domain-containing protein yields the protein MKQWTIALLFIFPFLASAQNFEDRWTGHFSYVSIKDISQGNNKIYVGAENAVFYYDISTQKIKTLSTVNGLSGNAITTIYYSEDYNLLIIGYEDGLMEIVKDGEERVLKVVDILEKQTIPPDRKRINNFTEFNGKLYIATQYGISVYDLARLEFGDTYFIGDGGGQIDIVQTIIKEPYIFAASATDGMRRALVADDNLIDFENWTTIMGGGYRAAEKLGNDLYAANRANTILRFTSNGATTEVKNFSAQVLKFRLADNLLTITTNNSVQAYSEGFVEAAAVNNVLNYDLDLLSGYGFDDNFYIGTNEDGLLIVPFGSMQADQILPNGPERNSPYAIDASPGQLWVNFGEIDKDYNPYPLSRYGISVLKDTLWNNISYEDLSAAVGAEPTDLVNVTINPKLPNEVYMSSFQKGLLKIVDDTPTILYDETNSPLDRIMIGNDDAGIRIYGSDFDPQGNLWFAQTKTDEGLIKLTPGGQFQKVDLSSVITNALNELAITQLDISRENYVFMGSYSNGLIGYNPTTNRLNKIGQGPGNGNLPSAAVRTIAFDAQNRLWIGTLKGLRVLYSPGSFFEEGTTPESQAIIILEDGVAQELLYEQTITDIEVDGSNNKWIATTSSGVFYLSANGQETLLRFTKDNSPLPSNTVQDIAIDPFTGVVYFATLKGLVAYKGTATAPGDNLENLHAFPNPVRPGFSGNVTIDGLTAQANVKITDITGNLVFEETSEGGSVLWDTTAFGKYKVRSGVYLVLVTTDDNTETKVSKIMIIR
- a CDS encoding arsenate reductase family protein — translated: MQKVYYLSTCDTCKRVMNEVEIPSSFIKQDIKTQGITEEELDELFNLTDSFENLFSRRAKLFQERKLKDENLLEEDYKQLILEHYTFLKRPVIVNNDEIFIGSSAKTVAAAKKSIHPKSK
- a CDS encoding zinc-dependent metalloprotease, yielding MSNKAHAQIHCEIDTIAAANTEVLMAPYRSQNYSNYSFCVRIYVHVIRKSNHSGGQSPADVSLALSYLDTAFNPHNIYFVWDHQIDYIDDDSEFYSPGASVFDINNHTDGVDIYMYDDSVGFLGWDGYGTSQRDKTAFLVSGFMEDPVTLQTYPLVKSHILSHEMGHILTLWHAHHGTGENTDDDEFECPEYADGSNSATCGDYLTDTPADPDMDYYVDFATCQWLDSGFDGNGDPNDPNDPGDPYDPDEYNIMGHSVISCISYLTPKQGSRMRVALTNLPVLNAVSNYTISGYPCATAGLTYYPNAMDGELNLDLREKPANTYPYQIFDAYGVMVLSGESQNVLKTIDTSGLDDGIYFLHFYDNGQLTTKQLIVEH
- a CDS encoding YheT family hydrolase → MPLIKSKYNPPFPFKNGHFSTVYSAKLRPSPSLHQQRERLLLPDDDFLDIDWSFTSTFSPKVAILLHGLEGNAQRVYIKAQAKILNQNGWDTAAVNFRGCSGETNLSYQSYNAGKTDDLEAVIDLILEKNKYSEIALVGFSLGGNLLLKYLGERETFPNQIKKAVAISTPLNLKGSLEALNAFSNYIYRSSFLINLRKKYKAKMKDFPQKMTISEYKKITSLLQFDHIYTAPAHGFKDAFDYYEKNSSLQFLPNIKIPVYILNAENDSFLSPNCYPVKLAATMKNLHLEISKYGGHVGFYQTNKLYFSEARTVQFLNE
- the gdhA gene encoding NADP-specific glutamate dehydrogenase, which encodes MKQSIIDFISEVEKNNPHEPEFLQAVTEVAETVIPFIEENEKYANKMLLERMVEPERTIVFRVPWTDDNNKIHVNKGFRVEFNSAIGPYKGGLRFHPSVNLSILKFLGFEQTFKNSLTTLPLGGGKGGSNFDPKGKSNTEIMRFCQSFMTELCRHIGPDTDVPAGDIGVGSREIGYMYGQYKRIRNEFTGVLTGKGLSYGGSLIRPEATGYGNVYFAKDMLETRGESFNGKTVVISGAGNVAQYAAEKVIQFGGKVVTFSDSGGYIYDSEGIDEEKLAFVMDLKNEKRGRISEYTEKYSGAEYIAGKRPWEVKCDIALPCATQNELNGDEAKMLLDNGCFCISEGANMPCTPEAVEAFQKAKILFSPGKASNAGGVATSGLEMSQNSLRLSWTAEKVDEKLHGIMNDIHAACVQYGKDGDGYVDYVKGANVAGFVKVADAMLAQGVV
- a CDS encoding acyl-CoA thioesterase, with amino-acid sequence MYTKQFEIRWSDIDANRHLRNSAYIDYMSHTRMSFLLECGMNQKGLASHNLGPVAFYEHMYYFREFFPGKPVFVSLQLKGLSDDGMYFEFLHNFYDENGKNCARCEMMGGWIDLMDRKLVGLPKVFFDQFSALEKTDDFRILTKENTRKYSERPRDIAPIVQ